One Sagittula stellata E-37 genomic window carries:
- a CDS encoding ketopantoate reductase family protein — MRIIVYGLGAIGGCVAGLLARSGTDVVGIARGAMLEAVKADGLWLKGHELDESVPLTVVGNPSEIDFRDGDMILMCMKAQHMAGALEDLRAAGAGDQPLFCLQNGVVNEDMALRLFPKVHGVMVWMPATYLEPGRVLSFASPKFGVFETGLFPGGADHDDEDFVRAIDAAGMAGFTHPNVMAAKYGKLLMNLENILNAAMGPNAEKGPLPDLMRTEALAVLDSAGIVWEDRAKLVPERRDLARISDLPGEARSGSSSAQSLLRGTGSIETDYLNGEITRLGRLYGVPTPANAAMQRIGARMVRDALRPGDLTLSDLVAEVGTTD, encoded by the coding sequence ATGCGGATCATCGTTTACGGACTGGGCGCCATCGGTGGGTGTGTCGCGGGGCTTCTGGCGCGGTCGGGAACTGACGTGGTCGGCATTGCCCGCGGCGCCATGCTGGAGGCGGTGAAGGCGGACGGTCTGTGGCTGAAGGGGCATGAGCTGGACGAAAGTGTGCCCCTGACGGTGGTCGGCAATCCCTCGGAGATCGACTTCCGCGACGGTGACATGATCCTGATGTGCATGAAGGCGCAGCACATGGCGGGCGCGCTGGAGGATCTGCGTGCAGCGGGTGCGGGCGATCAGCCGTTGTTCTGCCTGCAGAACGGCGTCGTCAACGAGGACATGGCACTGCGGTTGTTCCCCAAGGTGCACGGTGTCATGGTCTGGATGCCCGCGACGTATCTCGAGCCGGGGCGCGTGCTAAGTTTTGCCTCTCCGAAGTTCGGCGTTTTCGAGACCGGGCTGTTTCCCGGCGGTGCGGACCATGACGACGAGGATTTCGTGCGCGCAATCGATGCGGCGGGTATGGCCGGGTTCACGCATCCGAACGTCATGGCTGCCAAATACGGTAAGCTCCTGATGAACCTGGAGAACATCCTGAACGCGGCGATGGGGCCCAACGCGGAAAAGGGCCCGCTACCCGACCTGATGCGGACGGAGGCGCTGGCGGTTCTCGACTCGGCCGGGATCGTTTGGGAGGACCGCGCCAAGTTGGTGCCGGAGCGGCGCGACCTTGCGAGGATTTCGGACCTGCCGGGCGAGGCGCGATCGGGAAGCTCGTCGGCGCAAAGCCTGCTTCGCGGCACAGGGTCGATCGAGACCGACTATCTGAACGGCGAAATCACGCGCCTTGGCCGGCTTTATGGTGTGCCGACACCTGCCAACGCCGCAATGCAGCGCATCGGGGCACGGATGGTTCGCGACGCGTTGCGGCCCGGGGACCTGACCCTGTCCGATCTGGTGGCAGAGGTCGGGACCACAGACTGA
- a CDS encoding response regulator, with the protein MHRIFYIVSACVTALALSLWLGNRLAHDAAHHDLVARAEERASIWLHHVEGRYTGLRALLDGKTLSPTDLERLSEMATDEGVLEFRLFDRRGQEIFRLDGPKGLPHKDDASLNALEVLETGSFVTEIVASVIDARRYAEIYSPVRINGEIVGVYEMYVDITRASDAIAKLYSHLVFSIALLIATTMLIPIATGLYYWVQLKKTAAGLDHARKRAEEAERIKSAFLANMSHEIRTPMNGIIAMSELLEQGTLNPEQRSMTSTISSSAVALLAIINDILDFSKIEAGKMLVHAEPFDPINLVEEVATLFSPAAAAKGVEICVESVLEMPLMVMGDSARLRQCLLNVIGNAVKFTATGNVHIWLNRSEDGQIVVKVTDTGVGIAEDKLDHIFEEFSQIDSTHTRRYDGTGLGLAISLRLIRLMGGSLSARSRPDEGSVFEMRLPFPATETPPGTIAFWRMARRDLSGKRILLADASAVTRAALRTVLGGMGLRPVVARNGEEALSLARAYAQQGTVFQLALLSDELTDMTAQALAEALRQALGSDSPRCLLMLRADRDVPKEALAEQGFVGAVRKPLLQETLASELCRTQGKRITGKSLVPPRSTARMPDFAGRRILLAEDNATNQLVIRKLLAGSGVALQIAANGAEAVDCYINEAPDIVLMDVSMPVMNGYEATRRIRELEETSGWPGVPIIALTANAMTEDRTACLDAGMSDFLAKPVRRIELLETITRWLETLAEARRA; encoded by the coding sequence ATGCATCGCATCTTCTATATCGTCTCTGCCTGTGTGACGGCTCTGGCTCTCAGCCTCTGGTTGGGGAACCGGCTGGCGCACGACGCCGCGCACCACGACCTTGTCGCACGCGCCGAAGAGCGGGCCAGTATCTGGCTGCACCACGTTGAAGGGCGTTACACAGGCCTGCGCGCCCTGCTCGACGGGAAGACACTATCACCAACGGACCTTGAACGCTTGTCTGAGATGGCAACCGACGAAGGCGTGCTGGAGTTCAGGCTGTTCGATCGTCGGGGTCAGGAAATCTTCAGGCTGGATGGCCCGAAGGGCCTGCCCCACAAGGACGACGCCAGCCTGAATGCCCTTGAAGTGCTGGAAACCGGCAGTTTCGTGACGGAGATCGTGGCATCCGTCATCGACGCCAGACGTTATGCAGAAATTTACAGTCCGGTCCGCATCAATGGCGAGATCGTGGGCGTCTACGAGATGTATGTCGACATCACGCGCGCGTCCGATGCCATCGCGAAGCTGTACAGCCACCTCGTGTTCAGCATTGCGCTCCTGATCGCGACCACCATGCTGATCCCCATCGCAACAGGGCTCTACTACTGGGTTCAGCTCAAGAAGACAGCCGCCGGTCTCGACCACGCCCGAAAACGTGCAGAGGAGGCAGAGCGCATCAAGTCCGCCTTCCTCGCCAACATGAGCCACGAGATACGGACGCCGATGAACGGCATCATCGCCATGTCAGAACTGCTGGAACAGGGCACGCTGAACCCGGAACAGCGCTCCATGACATCTACGATTTCTTCCTCCGCCGTGGCGCTTCTTGCGATCATCAACGACATCCTCGACTTCTCGAAGATCGAGGCCGGGAAGATGCTGGTGCACGCGGAGCCTTTCGACCCGATCAATCTGGTGGAGGAGGTGGCCACGCTGTTTTCTCCGGCCGCGGCAGCCAAGGGCGTCGAGATCTGCGTAGAGTCGGTTCTTGAGATGCCTCTCATGGTCATGGGCGACAGCGCCCGGCTACGGCAATGCCTGCTGAACGTCATCGGCAACGCGGTCAAATTCACGGCGACAGGAAACGTCCACATCTGGCTGAACAGGTCTGAAGACGGCCAGATCGTGGTGAAGGTCACGGACACCGGTGTCGGTATCGCCGAAGACAAGCTGGACCATATTTTCGAGGAATTCTCCCAGATAGACAGCACGCACACCCGCCGCTACGACGGCACCGGGCTCGGACTGGCCATATCGCTCCGGCTGATCCGGCTGATGGGTGGAAGCCTGTCCGCCAGGTCGCGCCCTGACGAGGGCTCTGTTTTCGAGATGCGCCTGCCGTTTCCCGCAACCGAAACGCCACCGGGCACAATCGCGTTCTGGCGGATGGCGCGGCGTGACTTGTCCGGAAAGCGCATTCTTCTGGCCGATGCCTCGGCGGTCACGCGCGCGGCACTTCGCACCGTTCTGGGCGGCATGGGCCTGCGCCCGGTGGTGGCCCGCAACGGTGAAGAGGCGCTGTCACTCGCCCGGGCCTATGCGCAACAGGGCACCGTCTTCCAGCTTGCCCTGTTGTCCGACGAATTGACGGATATGACGGCGCAGGCGTTGGCCGAGGCGCTGCGCCAGGCGCTCGGATCGGATAGTCCGCGCTGCCTGCTGATGCTCCGCGCGGACCGCGACGTGCCGAAAGAGGCGCTGGCGGAACAGGGATTTGTCGGTGCGGTTCGCAAACCGCTGTTGCAGGAGACATTGGCCAGCGAACTGTGCCGGACGCAGGGCAAGCGCATAACTGGCAAGTCGCTTGTCCCGCCAAGGTCCACCGCCCGTATGCCCGATTTCGCCGGGCGCCGCATTCTTCTGGCCGAAGACAACGCCACCAACCAGCTCGTGATCCGCAAACTGCTGGCCGGGAGCGGCGTTGCGCTGCAAATCGCGGCCAATGGGGCAGAGGCCGTGGACTGCTACATCAACGAGGCGCCGGATATCGTCCTGATGGACGTCTCAATGCCGGTCATGAACGGCTACGAAGCCACCCGAAGGATACGGGAACTGGAGGAGACATCGGGCTGGCCGGGTGTGCCGATCATTGCCCTGACCGCCAATGCCATGACGGAAGACCGGACAGCCTGCCTGGACGCGGGCATGTCCGACTTTTTGGCCAAACCTGTCCGAAGGATCGAGCTTCTTGAAACGATAACCCGCTGGCTCGAAACGCTGGCGGAGGCGCGCCGTGCCTGA
- a CDS encoding HD domain-containing protein, with the protein MKDGTREDYLLLEEKEKPFLALTAARVLDELRRAGEVTLEGYRITRLEHGLQSATRAERDGADLDWIVGALLHDIGDGLAPQNHDRMSAEVIRPFVRWDVAWVVEHHGIFQMLYYAHHYGWDRNARDRFRNHPCFDNCAEFCERWDQSSFDPDYDTLPLEHFEPMVVEVFSRKAYDKAVLQEGYVSRLVA; encoded by the coding sequence ATGAAAGATGGGACACGCGAAGACTACCTTTTGCTTGAGGAAAAGGAGAAACCGTTTCTCGCGCTGACCGCCGCCCGTGTCCTGGACGAGTTGCGCCGTGCCGGAGAGGTCACTTTGGAAGGCTATCGGATCACGCGGCTGGAACACGGGTTGCAGTCGGCCACCCGCGCGGAACGTGACGGCGCCGATCTGGACTGGATCGTGGGCGCCCTGTTGCACGACATCGGCGACGGCCTGGCCCCGCAGAACCACGACCGCATGTCCGCCGAGGTCATCCGCCCATTCGTGCGCTGGGACGTCGCCTGGGTGGTCGAGCATCACGGCATCTTCCAGATGTTGTACTACGCGCACCACTACGGCTGGGACCGCAACGCGCGTGACCGGTTCCGGAATCATCCCTGTTTCGACAATTGCGCCGAGTTCTGCGAACGCTGGGACCAGTCGTCGTTCGACCCGGACTACGACACGCTGCCGCTGGAGCATTTCGAGCCAATGGTCGTCGAGGTGTTTTCACGGAAAGCCTACGACAAGGCTGTCTTGCAAGAAGGTTACGTTTCTCGGCTTGTGGCCTGA
- a CDS encoding DUF2853 family protein, giving the protein MGKRDELIQKYAEDLRTKCGMEPDMDLLTKVTIGCGPSIYNADSSTVASSQPGELETVKDNFLIKKLGLSDSADLMEAINQVVETYGKSERNKYRAVVYYMLTKHFGKEAVYG; this is encoded by the coding sequence ATGGGAAAACGTGACGAACTGATTCAGAAATATGCCGAAGATCTGCGCACCAAGTGCGGGATGGAGCCGGACATGGATCTCCTGACGAAAGTGACCATCGGTTGCGGTCCGTCGATCTACAACGCGGATTCTTCGACTGTGGCCTCCAGCCAGCCGGGTGAACTCGAAACGGTGAAGGACAACTTCCTGATCAAGAAGCTTGGCCTGAGCGATAGCGCGGATTTGATGGAAGCGATCAACCAGGTGGTCGAAACCTACGGCAAGTCCGAGCGCAACAAGTATAGGGCCGTCGTGTACTACATGCTGACCAAGCACTTCGGTAAGGAAGCCGTCTACGGCTGA
- a CDS encoding DUF1761 domain-containing protein, with product MADLVSIICATVAAFIAGAAWYSVLSKPWLRAAGIPTDENGKPQGGGSPIVIFGLGFLMQLIVAGMMRHVFVLNGIETLGAGLVGGLGIGLFFITPWIALNNTYTMRNPKLTLIDGGYATLACTIKGIVLTLF from the coding sequence ATGGCGGACCTTGTCAGCATCATCTGTGCCACGGTTGCGGCGTTCATCGCCGGGGCGGCTTGGTACAGCGTCCTGTCGAAACCGTGGCTCAGGGCCGCCGGTATCCCGACCGACGAGAACGGCAAGCCACAGGGCGGAGGATCGCCCATAGTCATCTTCGGTCTGGGGTTCCTTATGCAACTGATCGTTGCGGGCATGATGCGCCATGTCTTCGTCCTGAACGGTATCGAGACGCTCGGCGCCGGGCTTGTCGGCGGGCTGGGGATCGGCCTGTTCTTCATCACGCCGTGGATCGCGCTGAACAACACCTACACGATGCGGAATCCGAAGCTGACTCTGATCGACGGTGGCTATGCGACGCTGGCCTGCACGATCAAAGGGATCGTCCTGACCCTTTTCTGA
- a CDS encoding EVE domain-containing protein: protein MKFWLFKSEPSTWSWNDQVAKGDAGEEWDGVRNYQARNFMREMTPGDLGFFYHSQKDREIVGIVEVSAPAHPDSTTDDARWECVDIKAVEPLPAPVTLDAIKAEPRLADMVLVRNSRLSVQPVTAEEWDVICTMGGKQG, encoded by the coding sequence ATGAAGTTCTGGCTGTTCAAGTCAGAGCCGTCCACCTGGTCCTGGAACGATCAGGTGGCCAAGGGCGACGCGGGTGAGGAATGGGATGGTGTGCGCAATTATCAGGCGCGCAATTTCATGCGCGAGATGACACCGGGCGATCTCGGGTTCTTCTATCATTCCCAGAAAGACCGCGAGATCGTGGGCATCGTCGAAGTCAGCGCGCCCGCACATCCCGACAGCACAACCGACGACGCGCGATGGGAGTGCGTGGACATCAAGGCGGTCGAACCGCTGCCTGCACCGGTCACTCTCGACGCGATCAAGGCAGAACCCCGGCTGGCCGACATGGTGCTTGTCAGGAATTCGCGTCTGTCCGTTCAGCCGGTCACGGCTGAAGAGTGGGACGTGATCTGCACCATGGGTGGCAAGCAGGGCTGA
- a CDS encoding YciI family protein, giving the protein MLIALMAKDKTGHLQTRKDNRDAHLAYIEATGVVTQAGPLLDEAGEMAGSLVILDVEDMASARAWADSDPYAKAGLFESVTLTAWKKVIG; this is encoded by the coding sequence ATGCTTATCGCCCTCATGGCCAAGGACAAGACCGGTCACCTCCAGACCCGCAAGGACAACCGGGATGCCCACCTCGCCTACATCGAAGCGACCGGCGTCGTCACACAGGCCGGTCCTCTGCTGGACGAAGCCGGCGAGATGGCCGGATCTCTGGTGATCCTCGACGTCGAGGACATGGCTAGCGCCCGCGCCTGGGCGGACTCCGACCCGTATGCCAAGGCCGGCCTGTTCGAAAGCGTGACCCTGACTGCCTGGAAAAAGGTAATCGGATGA
- a CDS encoding NAD(P)H-dependent glycerol-3-phosphate dehydrogenase, translated as MTIAILGAGAFGTALAVALAQEGRPVTLWARDPYAVSRIRDHRESPRLPRVQLPEMVSATTDLNTAAKAETVLVSVPTQSLRGVLQRIDTPMSGRPLVLCCKGIDLETGLGVSDAARRVKPGVIPAVLTGPSFAADIAKGLPTALTLACADETIGLALQHQLSTSSLRLYRTSDVTGAELGGALKNVIAIACGACIGAGLGDSARAALMTRGFAEMTRLAEHLGAKPDTLAGLSGLGDLTLTCTSDLSRNYRYGLSLGRGEAFDPEITVEGSATARAAAQLARDNDISAPIATVTARLTTGVLTVPEAMDDLLSRPLKEE; from the coding sequence ATGACTATCGCCATCCTGGGCGCCGGTGCCTTTGGCACGGCACTTGCCGTCGCACTTGCACAGGAAGGACGTCCGGTCACACTCTGGGCGCGCGACCCCTATGCCGTTTCGCGCATCAGGGACCATCGCGAAAGCCCGCGCCTGCCGCGCGTGCAACTTCCCGAGATGGTCAGCGCGACAACCGATCTGAACACGGCGGCAAAGGCCGAGACCGTTCTTGTCAGCGTGCCGACCCAGAGCTTGCGCGGCGTTTTGCAGCGCATCGACACCCCCATGTCAGGCCGGCCGCTGGTGCTGTGCTGCAAGGGCATCGACCTCGAAACCGGGTTGGGCGTTTCGGATGCCGCACGGCGGGTGAAGCCCGGCGTGATCCCCGCCGTCCTGACCGGCCCGAGTTTTGCTGCCGACATCGCGAAGGGCCTGCCGACCGCCCTGACGCTGGCCTGCGCGGACGAGACCATCGGCCTCGCGCTTCAGCACCAGCTGTCCACCTCGTCCCTGCGCCTTTACCGGACCAGCGACGTGACGGGTGCCGAGCTAGGCGGTGCGCTGAAGAACGTGATCGCCATCGCCTGCGGCGCCTGCATCGGTGCGGGGTTGGGCGACAGCGCGCGTGCCGCGCTCATGACCCGGGGCTTTGCCGAGATGACGCGCCTTGCCGAACACCTTGGCGCTAAGCCGGATACGCTCGCCGGTCTTTCGGGCCTTGGCGACCTGACGCTGACCTGCACCTCGGACCTGTCGCGCAACTACCGGTACGGGCTGTCGCTTGGCCGTGGCGAGGCGTTCGATCCCGAGATCACCGTCGAAGGGTCCGCCACCGCCCGCGCTGCTGCGCAACTGGCCCGCGACAACGATATCTCCGCGCCCATCGCTACCGTCACTGCGCGCCTGACCACAGGTGTATTGACGGTGCCCGAGGCGATGGACGACCTGCTTTCACGACCACTCAAGGAAGAATGA
- the tsaD gene encoding tRNA (adenosine(37)-N6)-threonylcarbamoyltransferase complex transferase subunit TsaD: MNDPLILGLESSCDDTAAALLRGRDILASVVEGQNALHADFGGVVPEIAARAHAERLDLCVERALEQAGVALPKIDAIAVTAGPGLIGGVFSGVMLAKGLATGLGKPMIGVNHLAGHALTPRLTDGLRYPYLMLLVSGGHCQFLIVRGAADFTRLGGTIDDAPGEAFDKTARLLGLPQPGGPAVEAEARLGDERRFRFPRPLLDRPGCDLSFSGLKTALMRQRDKIVAEKNGLTRQDRADLCAGFQAAVRDTLAEKTRRAVALYLDEQPDAPALAVAGGVAANLAIRGALETVCTETDLKFTAPPLALCTDNAAMIAYAGSELLAAGAEDDMTLAARPRWPLDTRAAPLIGHGRKGAKA, from the coding sequence ATGAACGACCCCCTGATCCTCGGGCTGGAAAGCAGTTGCGACGATACCGCCGCCGCGTTGCTGCGCGGGCGGGACATCCTCGCCTCCGTGGTCGAGGGCCAGAACGCGCTGCACGCGGACTTCGGCGGTGTCGTCCCGGAAATCGCCGCCCGCGCCCATGCCGAACGGCTCGACCTGTGCGTCGAACGGGCGCTGGAACAGGCGGGCGTCGCCTTGCCGAAGATCGACGCGATTGCCGTCACTGCCGGGCCGGGGCTGATCGGCGGAGTCTTTTCGGGCGTGATGCTGGCCAAGGGGTTGGCCACCGGACTGGGCAAACCGATGATCGGGGTGAACCACCTTGCGGGACACGCCCTGACCCCGCGGCTGACCGACGGGCTGCGGTATCCGTACCTCATGCTGCTGGTCTCCGGCGGGCACTGCCAGTTCCTCATCGTGCGCGGCGCGGCGGATTTCACCCGCTTGGGCGGAACCATCGACGATGCCCCCGGCGAAGCCTTCGACAAGACCGCGCGCCTTCTGGGCTTGCCGCAACCTGGCGGACCGGCGGTCGAAGCCGAGGCCCGGCTGGGTGACGAACGCCGCTTCCGGTTCCCGCGACCGCTGCTGGACCGTCCGGGCTGCGACTTGTCGTTCTCCGGCCTGAAGACCGCGCTGATGCGCCAGCGCGACAAGATCGTGGCCGAGAAGAACGGGCTGACCCGGCAGGATCGGGCCGACCTTTGCGCCGGGTTCCAGGCGGCGGTGCGCGACACCCTGGCGGAAAAGACCCGCCGCGCCGTGGCGCTCTACCTCGACGAACAGCCCGACGCACCGGCCCTTGCCGTTGCGGGCGGTGTGGCGGCCAACCTGGCGATACGCGGCGCGCTGGAGACCGTTTGCACCGAAACCGACCTGAAGTTCACCGCACCGCCCTTGGCACTTTGTACGGACAATGCGGCTATGATTGCATATGCTGGCTCGGAACTGCTGGCGGCGGGCGCCGAGGATGACATGACGCTCGCCGCCCGCCCACGCTGGCCGCTCGACACGCGGGCGGCGCCACTGATCGGCCACGGCCGGAAAGGAGCCAAGGCATGA
- a CDS encoding uroporphyrinogen-III synthase — MAELDRAGARFTPIMSPLFQIVQTEAHLPLDGVRGLIFSSVHGVAAWKARDLQFDMPCYIVGQATAQAAQAAGLRPAIVQPTAASLVKKMLDTGVEGPLLHLHGTHTRGDIARRLTFDGLYTRAVAVYDQPELELNETARAALVGDVPVVAPVFSPRTASLLAREKAKAPLLVAAMSEAVALALPPLHIVFLKVADRPDSGAMLAAVQETLDRAHAQMERSGASPDEG; from the coding sequence GTGGCGGAACTGGACCGGGCCGGGGCGCGCTTCACACCGATTATGTCGCCCCTTTTCCAGATCGTGCAGACCGAGGCGCATCTGCCACTGGACGGCGTACGCGGGCTGATCTTCAGTTCCGTGCACGGCGTGGCGGCCTGGAAGGCGCGTGATCTGCAGTTCGACATGCCCTGTTACATCGTCGGGCAGGCTACGGCGCAGGCGGCGCAGGCGGCCGGTTTGCGGCCTGCCATCGTGCAGCCGACCGCCGCGAGTCTGGTGAAGAAAATGCTCGATACCGGGGTCGAAGGTCCGCTTCTGCATCTTCACGGGACGCACACCCGCGGCGACATTGCCCGGCGACTGACCTTCGATGGGCTTTATACCCGGGCCGTTGCCGTCTACGATCAGCCTGAGTTGGAATTGAACGAAACCGCACGGGCCGCGTTGGTCGGGGATGTGCCAGTCGTTGCGCCGGTGTTTTCTCCGCGGACGGCTTCTTTACTGGCGCGGGAAAAGGCAAAAGCGCCGCTTCTTGTCGCGGCAATGAGCGAAGCGGTGGCCTTGGCCCTGCCTCCGCTTCATATAGTGTTTTTGAAGGTCGCGGACCGCCCCGACTCGGGCGCGATGCTGGCTGCAGTGCAAGAGACGCTCGACAGGGCGCATGCGCAGATGGAAAGATCCGGGGCCTCTCCGGACGAAGGTTGA
- a CDS encoding COG4223 family protein, with product MADTTEDKSAKEKTDAATETVPEEGRKTDETPQETDETVETSSDTDPETPDSDASTDGTVEEAGNDASIDGTVDEGAAPEQGVTPSGEPAPEEPLPAAEDTKTANGMVPVAAPAETKRSGGFVPMLLGGVIAAGLGYGAAYYGLTTGGPDEPDPFFAETRATLSDQSAELERLSAGADASRGDLDAIRSQVEGIDLSALEGGLTSVQSALSDIDSRISGLGDDMAAIDGRLTALEKRPVEEAVSPEAIAAYERELDALRGEVTAQKEALEAEKAALTKQIEAQTAEMERVLSEAQALEVSAEDQARLAENRAALADLTARVQDGRPFSEPVNILTTNGVSVPGALEATAGDGVPSIPTLAESYPDAARDALAAARKAPASDGEEGGGGLASFLTSQMGARSVVPKEGNSADAILSRAEAAIKGGDLQAALAELDALPEEAKAAMSDWIALARLRADALAGADTLAQQLNQQ from the coding sequence GTGGCAGACACGACTGAGGACAAATCGGCGAAGGAAAAGACCGACGCCGCAACCGAAACCGTACCGGAGGAAGGCCGCAAGACGGACGAGACCCCACAGGAGACAGATGAGACTGTCGAGACGTCCTCTGACACCGATCCCGAAACGCCTGATTCAGACGCCAGCACCGATGGCACGGTCGAAGAAGCCGGGAACGACGCTTCGATTGACGGAACGGTGGACGAGGGAGCAGCGCCGGAACAGGGCGTGACGCCGTCAGGCGAACCGGCTCCGGAAGAACCCCTTCCCGCAGCCGAGGATACGAAGACCGCGAACGGGATGGTTCCGGTGGCCGCCCCGGCAGAGACGAAGCGCAGCGGCGGTTTTGTCCCGATGTTACTGGGCGGCGTAATCGCCGCTGGTCTGGGCTATGGCGCGGCCTACTACGGCCTGACGACCGGCGGCCCCGACGAGCCCGACCCGTTCTTCGCCGAAACACGGGCCACCCTTTCTGACCAAAGCGCGGAGCTGGAGCGTCTTTCTGCCGGCGCCGACGCCTCGCGCGGCGACCTGGACGCCATCCGGTCGCAGGTCGAGGGGATCGACCTTTCCGCGCTGGAAGGCGGACTGACCTCGGTGCAATCGGCACTGAGCGACATCGACAGCCGGATCTCCGGGTTGGGCGATGACATGGCAGCCATCGACGGACGTCTGACCGCGCTGGAAAAGCGCCCCGTGGAAGAGGCCGTCTCGCCGGAAGCCATTGCCGCATACGAGCGCGAGCTCGACGCCCTGCGCGGCGAGGTGACAGCCCAGAAAGAAGCGCTGGAGGCCGAGAAGGCCGCCCTTACCAAGCAGATCGAAGCGCAGACCGCCGAGATGGAGCGCGTTCTTTCGGAAGCGCAGGCACTGGAGGTCAGCGCCGAGGATCAGGCACGGCTTGCCGAAAACCGCGCGGCGCTTGCCGATCTGACGGCCCGCGTGCAGGACGGGCGCCCGTTCTCCGAACCGGTCAACATCCTGACGACAAACGGCGTGTCCGTGCCCGGCGCACTTGAAGCGACGGCGGGCGACGGTGTGCCCTCGATCCCGACGCTGGCGGAAAGCTATCCGGATGCGGCGCGCGATGCGCTGGCCGCTGCCCGCAAGGCCCCGGCTTCGGATGGCGAGGAAGGCGGTGGCGGTCTTGCCAGCTTCCTGACCAGCCAGATGGGTGCTCGCTCTGTCGTACCGAAAGAAGGCAACTCCGCGGACGCGATCCTTTCGCGCGCGGAGGCGGCCATCAAGGGGGGTGACCTTCAGGCCGCGCTCGCGGAACTGGACGCACTTCCGGAGGAGGCGAAGGCCGCGATGTCCGACTGGATCGCGCTGGCCCGGTTGCGTGCAGACGCGCTCGCCGGGGCGGACACGCTCGCCCAGCAACTGAACCAGCAATAA